A single Hippopotamus amphibius kiboko isolate mHipAmp2 chromosome 5, mHipAmp2.hap2, whole genome shotgun sequence DNA region contains:
- the GPAM gene encoding glycerol-3-phosphate acyltransferase 1, mitochondrial isoform X1 has product MDESALTLGTIDVSYLPNSSEYSIGRCKHASEEWVECGFRPTVFRSATLKWKESLMSRKRPFVGRCCYSCTPQSWDKFFNPSIPSLGLRNVIYINETHTRHRGWLARRLSYVLFVQERDVHKGLFATNVTENVLNSSRVQEVIAEVAAELNPDGSAQQQSKAIHKVKKKARKILQEMVATVSPAVIRLTGWVMLKLFNSFFWNIQIHKGQLEMVKAATETNLPLIFLPVHRSHIDYLLLTFILFCHNIKAPYIASGNNLNIPIFSTLIHKLGGFFIRRRLDETPDGRKDVLYRALLHGHIVELLQQQQFLEIFLEGTRSRSGKISCARAGLLSVVVDTLSTNTIPDILIIPVGISYDRIIEGHYNGEQLGKPKKNESLWSVARGVIRMLRKNYGCVRVDFAQPFSLKEYLESQSQKPVSAPLSLEQALLPAILPSRPSDAADEGTDRSINESRNATDESFRRRLIADLAEHILFTASKSCAIMSTHIVACLLLYRHRQGIDLSTLVEDFFVMKEEVLARDFDLGFSGNSEDVVMHAIQLLGNCITITHTNRNDEFFITPSTTVPSVFELNFYSNGVLHVFIMEAIIACSLYAVLKKRGPGGPVSPNLVSQEQLVRKAASLCYLLSNEGTISLPCQTFYQICHETVGRFIQYGILTVAEQDDQEDVSPGLAEQQWDKKLPEPLSWRSDEEDEDSDFGEEQRDCYLKVSQSREHQQFLTFLQRLLGPLLEAYSSAAIFIHNFSGPVPEPEYLQKLHKYLITRTERRVAVYAESATYCLVKNAVKMFKDIGVFKETKQKKVSVLELSSTFLPQCNRQKLLEYILSFVVL; this is encoded by the exons ATGGATGAGTCTGCGCTGACCCTTGGCACAATAGATGTTTCTTATTTACCAAATTCATCTGAATACAGTATTGGTCGATGTAAGCATGCAAGTGAGGAATGG GTTGAGTGTGGTTTCAGACCGACTGTCTTCAGATCTGCAACCTTGAAGTGGAAAGAAAGCCTCATGAGCCGGAAAAGGCCCTTTGTAGGAAGATGTTGTTATTCCTGTACTCCCCAGAGCTGG GATAAATTTTTCAACCCCAGTATCCCGTCTTTGGGTTTGCGGAATGTTATTTATATCAATGAAACTCACACAAG GCACCGAGGATGGTTGGCAAGACGTCTTTCTTACGTGCTTTTTGTTCAAGAGCGAGATGTCCATAAAGGCCTGTTTGCCACCAATGTGACTGAAAATGTACTGAACAGCAGTAG AGTACAAGAGGTAATTGCAGAAGTGGCTGCTGAATTAAACCCTGATGGTTCTGCTCAGCAGCAATCAAAAGCCATCcataaagtgaaaaagaaagccagaaagatcCTTCAAGAAATGGTTGCCACTGTTTCACCAGCAGTGATCAG ACTGACTGGATGGGTGATGCTAAAACTGTTCAACAGCTTCTTTTGGAATATTCAGATTCACAAGGGTCAACTTGAGATGGTTAAAGCTGCAACTGAG aCGAATTTGCCACTTATATTTCTACCAGTTCATAGATCACACATTGACTATCTCCTGctcactttcattcttttctgccaTAACATCAAAGCGCCATACATTGCTTCAGGCAATAATCTCAACATCCCCATCTTCAG TACCTTGATCCATAAGCTTGGGGGCTTTTTCATACGACGGAGGCTGGATGAGACGCCAGATGGACGGAAAGATGTCCTCTATAGAGCCTTGCTCCACGGG CATATAGTTGAACTACTTCAGCAGCAGCAGTTCTTGGAGATTTTTCTGGAAGGCACACGCTCTAGGAGTGGAAAAATCTCCTGTGCTCGGGCAGGACTTTTGTCAGTTGTGGTAGATACTCTATCTACCAATACCATCCCGGATATCTTGATAATACCTGTGGGGATCTCCTACGATCGTATTATTGAGGGTCATTACAATGGTGAACAGCTG GGAAAACCCAAGAAGAATGAGAGCCTCTGGAGCGTAGCAAGAGGCGTTATCAGAATGTTACGAAAAAACTATGGATGTGTCAGAGTGGATTTTGCACAACCATTTTCCTTAAAG gaaTATTTAGAAAGTCAAAGTCAGAAACCTGTTTCTGCTCCACTTTCTCTGGAGCAAGCATTGTTACCAGCTATACTTCCTTCAAG ACCCAGTGATGCTGCTGATGAAGGTACAGACAGGTCCATTAACGAGTCCAGAAACGCAACAGATGAGTCCTTCCGAAGAAGGCTGATTGCAGATCTGGCTGAGCACATTCTCTTCA CCGCTAGCAAGTCCTGTGCCATTATGTCAACACACATCGTGGCCTGCCTGCTCCTCTACAGACACAGGCAG GGAATTGACCTCTCCACGTTGGTGGAGGACTTCTTTGTGATGAAGGAAGAGGTCCTGGCTCGTGATTTTGACCTGGGTTTCTCAGGAAATTCAGAAGATGTAGTCATGCACGCCATACAGCTGCTAGGAAACTGCATCACAATCACCCACACCAACAGGAACGATGAGTTTTTTATTACTCCCAGCACAACTGTCCCGTCCGTCTTTGAGCTCAACTTCTACAGCAATGGTGTGCTGCACGTTTTTATCATGGAGGCCATCATAG CCTGCAGCCTTTACGCAGTTCTGAAGAAGAGGGGCCCAGGAGGGCCTGTGTCTCCCAACTTGGTCAGCCAGGAGCAGCTGGTGCGCAAGGCCGCCAGCCTGTGCTATCTGCTCTCCAATGAAGGCACCATCTCTCTC CCCTGCCAGACGTTTTACCAGATTTGCCATGAAACAGTAGGCAGGTTCATCCAGTATGGCATCCTCACAGTGGCGGAG CAAGATGATCAGGAAGATGTCAGTCCTGGTCTTGCTGAGCAGCAGTGGGACAAGAAGCTTCCTGAACCTTTGTCCTGGAGAAGTGATGAGGAAGATGAAGACAGCGATTTTGGTGAGGAGCAGCGAGATTGCTACCTGAAG GTGAGCCAGTCCAGGGAGCACCAGCAGTTCCTCACCTTCCTGCAGAGGCTCCTTGGGCCTTTGCTGGAGGCCTACAGCTCCGCTGCCATCTTCATTCACAACTTCAGTGGTCCCGTTCCGGAGCCGGAGTATCTGCAGAAGCTGCACAAATACCTGATAACCAGGACAGAAAGACGAGTTGCAGTCTACG CTGAGAGTGCCACGTATTGTCTTGTGAAGAATGCTGTAAAAATGTTTAAGGATATTGGG GTTTTCAAAGAGACCAAACAAAAGAAAGTGTCTGTTTTAGAACTCAGCAGCACTTTTCTACCTCAGTGCAACCGGCAAAAACTCCTAGAGTATATTCTGAGTTTTGTGGTGCTGTAG
- the GPAM gene encoding glycerol-3-phosphate acyltransferase 1, mitochondrial isoform X2: MDESALTLGTIDVSYLPNSSEYSIGRCKHASEEWVECGFRPTVFRSATLKWKESLMSRKRPFVGRCCYSCTPQSWDKFFNPSIPSLGLRNVIYINETHTRHRGWLARRLSYVLFVQERDVHKGLFATNVTENVLNSSRVQEVIAEVAAELNPDGSAQQQSKAIHKVKKKARKILQEMVATVSPAVIRLTGWVMLKLFNSFFWNIQIHKGQLEMVKAATETNLPLIFLPVHRSHIDYLLLTFILFCHNIKAPYIASGNNLNIPIFSTLIHKLGGFFIRRRLDETPDGRKDVLYRALLHGHIVELLQQQQFLEIFLEGTRSRSGKISCARAGLLSVVVDTLSTNTIPDILIIPVGISYDRIIEGHYNGEQLGKPKKNESLWSVARGVIRMLRKNYGCVRVDFAQPFSLKEYLESQSQKPVSAPLSLEQALLPAILPSRPSDAADEGTDRSINESRNATDESFRRRLIADLAEHILFTASKSCAIMSTHIVACLLLYRHRQGIDLSTLVEDFFVMKEEVLARDFDLGFSGNSEDVVMHAIQLLGNCITITHTNRNDEFFITPSTTVPSVFELNFYSNGVLHVFIMEAIIACSLYAVLKKRGPGGPVSPNLVSQEQLVRKAASLCYLLSNEGTISLPCQTFYQICHETVGRFIQYGILTVAEQDDQEDVSPGLAEQQWDKKLPEPLSWRSDEEDEDSDFGSCSMNTNLKYCGSQ, encoded by the exons ATGGATGAGTCTGCGCTGACCCTTGGCACAATAGATGTTTCTTATTTACCAAATTCATCTGAATACAGTATTGGTCGATGTAAGCATGCAAGTGAGGAATGG GTTGAGTGTGGTTTCAGACCGACTGTCTTCAGATCTGCAACCTTGAAGTGGAAAGAAAGCCTCATGAGCCGGAAAAGGCCCTTTGTAGGAAGATGTTGTTATTCCTGTACTCCCCAGAGCTGG GATAAATTTTTCAACCCCAGTATCCCGTCTTTGGGTTTGCGGAATGTTATTTATATCAATGAAACTCACACAAG GCACCGAGGATGGTTGGCAAGACGTCTTTCTTACGTGCTTTTTGTTCAAGAGCGAGATGTCCATAAAGGCCTGTTTGCCACCAATGTGACTGAAAATGTACTGAACAGCAGTAG AGTACAAGAGGTAATTGCAGAAGTGGCTGCTGAATTAAACCCTGATGGTTCTGCTCAGCAGCAATCAAAAGCCATCcataaagtgaaaaagaaagccagaaagatcCTTCAAGAAATGGTTGCCACTGTTTCACCAGCAGTGATCAG ACTGACTGGATGGGTGATGCTAAAACTGTTCAACAGCTTCTTTTGGAATATTCAGATTCACAAGGGTCAACTTGAGATGGTTAAAGCTGCAACTGAG aCGAATTTGCCACTTATATTTCTACCAGTTCATAGATCACACATTGACTATCTCCTGctcactttcattcttttctgccaTAACATCAAAGCGCCATACATTGCTTCAGGCAATAATCTCAACATCCCCATCTTCAG TACCTTGATCCATAAGCTTGGGGGCTTTTTCATACGACGGAGGCTGGATGAGACGCCAGATGGACGGAAAGATGTCCTCTATAGAGCCTTGCTCCACGGG CATATAGTTGAACTACTTCAGCAGCAGCAGTTCTTGGAGATTTTTCTGGAAGGCACACGCTCTAGGAGTGGAAAAATCTCCTGTGCTCGGGCAGGACTTTTGTCAGTTGTGGTAGATACTCTATCTACCAATACCATCCCGGATATCTTGATAATACCTGTGGGGATCTCCTACGATCGTATTATTGAGGGTCATTACAATGGTGAACAGCTG GGAAAACCCAAGAAGAATGAGAGCCTCTGGAGCGTAGCAAGAGGCGTTATCAGAATGTTACGAAAAAACTATGGATGTGTCAGAGTGGATTTTGCACAACCATTTTCCTTAAAG gaaTATTTAGAAAGTCAAAGTCAGAAACCTGTTTCTGCTCCACTTTCTCTGGAGCAAGCATTGTTACCAGCTATACTTCCTTCAAG ACCCAGTGATGCTGCTGATGAAGGTACAGACAGGTCCATTAACGAGTCCAGAAACGCAACAGATGAGTCCTTCCGAAGAAGGCTGATTGCAGATCTGGCTGAGCACATTCTCTTCA CCGCTAGCAAGTCCTGTGCCATTATGTCAACACACATCGTGGCCTGCCTGCTCCTCTACAGACACAGGCAG GGAATTGACCTCTCCACGTTGGTGGAGGACTTCTTTGTGATGAAGGAAGAGGTCCTGGCTCGTGATTTTGACCTGGGTTTCTCAGGAAATTCAGAAGATGTAGTCATGCACGCCATACAGCTGCTAGGAAACTGCATCACAATCACCCACACCAACAGGAACGATGAGTTTTTTATTACTCCCAGCACAACTGTCCCGTCCGTCTTTGAGCTCAACTTCTACAGCAATGGTGTGCTGCACGTTTTTATCATGGAGGCCATCATAG CCTGCAGCCTTTACGCAGTTCTGAAGAAGAGGGGCCCAGGAGGGCCTGTGTCTCCCAACTTGGTCAGCCAGGAGCAGCTGGTGCGCAAGGCCGCCAGCCTGTGCTATCTGCTCTCCAATGAAGGCACCATCTCTCTC CCCTGCCAGACGTTTTACCAGATTTGCCATGAAACAGTAGGCAGGTTCATCCAGTATGGCATCCTCACAGTGGCGGAG CAAGATGATCAGGAAGATGTCAGTCCTGGTCTTGCTGAGCAGCAGTGGGACAAGAAGCTTCCTGAACCTTTGTCCTGGAGAAGTGATGAGGAAGATGAAGACAGCGATTTTG GCAGCTGTTCAATGAACACAAACCTCAAATACTGTGGAAGTCAGTGA